A single genomic interval of Zingiber officinale cultivar Zhangliang chromosome 4A, Zo_v1.1, whole genome shotgun sequence harbors:
- the LOC121971507 gene encoding PRA1 family protein H-like, which produces MAFAANPLSLSVTDAAFESWLRDNGYLEVLDDRATAAGAASPSPSSSSASPLPDLLRPRANADDSLSAFPYAFSSLRSFASLFTLNPFAKLTAEDLTRSTPSWTLEFIGSGDSYSWPAGPSQARMRVQENVRRYARNYAVLSLLVFACSLYKMPVALLGLLACLFLWELVRFCSGRWHLEERSPGLRQVLIYAAQLATAMVLYMCNLQLAIACAVGVSYAAMIFHAFLRKLTPRSIGGGNQHKRLLLKK; this is translated from the exons ATGGCCTTCGCCGCCAATCCTTTGTCCCTCAGCGTCACGGACGCCGCCTTCGAATCATGGCTTCGTGACAATGGCTACCTCGAGGTCCTCGACGACCGCGCCACCGCTGCCGGGGCGGCCTCCCCttccccttcctcctcctccgcaTCCCCCCTCCCTGATCTCCTCCGCCCTAGAGCCAACGCCGACGACTCCTTATCCGCCTTTCCATACGCCTTCTCCTCTCTCCGATCCTTCGCTTCCCTCTTCACCCTCAACCCCTTTGCTAAGCTCACCGCCGAGGATCTCACCCGCAGCACCCCCTCGTGGACGCTCGAGTTCATCGGCAGCGGAGACTCCTACTCGTGGCCAGCCGGGCCGTCCCAGGCCAGGATGAGGGTGCAGGAGAACGTTCGCCGCTACGCCAGGAACTATGCAGTGCTGTCTCTTCTCGTCTTCGCTTGTTCCTT GTATAAGATGCCGGTTGCGCTTTTAGGTTTGCTTGCGTGCTTGTTCCTGTGGGAGCTCGTGAGGTTTTGCAGTGGTAGGTGGCATTTGGAGGAAAGGAGCCCTGGATTGAGGCAGGTTCTAATTTATGCTGCCCAGCTTG CAACTGCAATGGTACTCTACATGTGCAACCTTCAGCTCGCTATCGCTTGTGCAGTTGGAGTTAGCTATGCCG CAATGATTTTCCATGCATTTCTGCGCAAGTTAACTCCGAGATCCATTGGCGGAGGTAATCAGCATAAAAGATTACTACTGAAAAAGTAA